One Solanum lycopersicum chromosome 2, SLM_r2.1 genomic region harbors:
- the LOC101245118 gene encoding probable prolyl 4-hydroxylase 10 — translation MAVKGRHSRLGPRKSSNSTLIFGGIIVLSFFALILLAFRIISFHRGSQKAHDLTSIAHNTVQRQDDDDDGKTDQWVEVISSEPRAYVYHNFLSKEECEYLISLAKPHMQKSSVVDSSTGKSMDSRVRTSSGTFLARGRDKVIRDIEKRIADFTFIPVEHGEGLQILHYEVGQKYEPHYDYFLDEFNTKNGGQRIATVLMYLSDVDEGGETVFPAAKGNYSAVPWWNELSVCGKGGLSVKPKMGDALLFWSMKPDAVLDPSSLHGGCPVIKGNKWSSTKWMRVHEYKA, via the exons ATGGCAGTGAAAGGAAGGCATTCTCGATTGGGGCCTCGAAAATCGTCGAATTCTACACTAATCTTTGGTGGGATTATTGTGTTGTCATTTTTCGCTCTCATTCTTCTTGCTTTCCGAATTATCTCCTTTCACAGGGGCTCTCAGAAAGCACACGATCTCACCTCTATAGCCCACAATACAGTTCAAAG ACaagatgatgacgacgatggaAAAACTGATCAGTGGGTTGAAGTGATTTCTTCGGAACCAAGAGCCTACGTGTACCATAACTTCTTG TCCAAGGAGGAATGTGAGTATCTGATTAGTCTTGCCAAGCCTCACATGCAAAAGTCAAGTGTCGTAGATAGTTCTACTGGCAAGAGTATGGACAGCAG AGTCCGAACCAGTTCCGGAACATTTCTTGCAAGAGGGCGTGATAAGGTGATCAGGGATATTGAGAAAAGGATTGCAGATTTCACCTTCATACCAGTAG AGCATGGTGAAGGTCTTCAAATTCTCCACTACGAAGTGGGGCAAAAGTATGAGCCCCACTACGATTACTTTCTTGATGAGTTTAACACTAAAAATGGGGGTCAACGCATTGCGACGGTTTTAATGTACTT GTCAGATGTTGATGAAGGGGGCGAAACAGTATTCCCAGCTGCAAAGGGAAATTATAGTGCAGTCCCTTGGTGGAATGAACTATCTGTATGTGGAAAAGGTGGACTCTCTGTAAAACCAAAGATGGGTGACGCATTGCTTTTCTGGAGCATGAAGCCTGATGCAGTTCTAGATCCATCAAGTTTGCATG GTGGGTGCCCTGTAATTAAAGGTAACAAATGGTCATCTACAAAATGGATGCGCGTCCATGAATACAAGGCTTAA